The window tcaatatattaagaatgatgatatattaataatataagaaaaaaaaaaaaaaatacagCTAACTCGAATTAGcagaaatataaaaaaaattacagatcataaaaaaggaataattttttagatatttttataatataaaataaataaaataatataatattacttattttttcataaccattactttatatatatgtaagtatatattttattattttgaatattcataaaaattaaattattttataaaactataaaaaaaagaataaattttttaatgcAGCATACGAagtatttaatattatattataatataataaatttatattatatatatatatattatatattgtatataatattatgaggccctataaataaataatatattttttaattaacctatttttataatatatatatttatataaattatataattttttatttttatatcaaaTTTTCAGGTTTGTCCTTCATTGAACaaaaatttcttttttttttttttccttcctattatatttaaaaaaaagaatatttttcctttaataaataatggattatatatttatatatagaactattatattataatataataaatatatattttatatgaattttatttatatacagattttttcttaaaagtttttaaaatattcgAATTTTCatacttttatatatattataatatataaaataatatacatataattttggtagcatatttaattattatatattatacatatattatacataaatatatatgattataataatatatctgtattttgtttaaaaaacagaacaaatgaaaaaaaaattcagTTATATTTTGAGATATAGATtgtaataaaaagtatataaaaaaaaaggaataatataagaattttacataaatattataattatgaaaaaaaaaataaataaattattatataatattatatatatattattatatgtatacttttatatttatataatgcCTGCAcgtttttaaaaaaaaattctttttaaaaagtatTTCATTGCGCAATTTATATGGAAAAAANaaaaaaaaaaaaaaaaaaaaaaaaaaaaaaaaaaatgataataataaagtatacatatatataattgtgataatataaattaatataatatcacagtatataatatatatatatatatatatatataataaataataattttacaaTTATGCAATATGTtgtataaatgtataattatttattttatattattttatttattctgatttttatttttttcacccctatataataaaatataatattttaaaactTCTTTCGGTAtatcattaaaatatatgtaaaaatgaaaaattttccaatattttattccaataaaaaaaaaaaaaattatacaacCTTTGTCTATCTTTTATTCAACAAATAAattctttaatatatattttacacAACAACTGtatattcttctttttttatgtgttttttttttttttttttctttcttttcttttcttttctttttgttttttttaaaaaattataaaaaagaatcCTTTTCGGCCACatgaataattatttggcatttttctttataacAGTTTTAagtttatttatttatatatcttatatatGTAAGTAAAACAAAAgaggaaaaataaaataaacataaaaataaaataaacataaatataaaataaacataaatataaaataaacataaatataaaataaacataaatataaaataaacataaatataaaataaacataaatataaaataaacataaaaataaaggaacataaaaacattattttataattcactaatttattttttccttataGATACCATACAAAATGTATATCtaaataattatagtaACATAGTTCGgattttattaattctaTTTAGCAttccattttttatttgttattattgGTCTTTCGCTAAATGTTCAATTGTTAATCCAGGATATGTTGACGACACATGGGAAagtaatttatttttatcatttaatatttcatttatttttcaaatatttataaataaataaatatatatatatatatacatatatgtttatatatatatatattttttttttttttcccccAAGTCAATGCTGAAGAAAATAACATTCCAATAGaaaagagaaaaataagaaattatGTTCCCAATAAATATACGATATGTGACAAATGTGATTTTTTGGTAAGACCAGAGAGAGCTCATCACTGCAGGGTTAGTTTATAAAATGATGTTAAATGTGTTATCAtcacaaaaataaaatatatatacaatgtatatatatgttaatatatatctcacgtattaatttattattcatatatatttttattaatcatataaatatattaatttaaccatttataatttttttcaattgatttatttaattatttatatacgATTCAGACTTGTAATAAGTGcatattaaaaatggaTCACCACTGTCCATGGATAGGCACTTGCGTaggagaaaaaaatttgaagttttttttcttatttttaatatatggTTTTTTTACTACatcatatatttctataacTGTCATAcccatttttattaatgcTCTTTGTGCCAAGGAAATACAAGAAGTAAAacttaaaaataaaataatacaaaaataaaaaaaaaaaaaaaaaaaaaaaaaaaataaaaaaaataaaataaaaataataattcactttccttatatttttcacaaatataattatcttttacaaaaatatatttaaaattttcttatttttatagaaTTCTGATAGAATAAACCACATTACTCTCTTGATTAGTAATCGGAAAATTATATACTATTGcatgtatataaatatatatatctatatatatatatatatattttttttttttatcattttagCTATCTGTACTGCATTAACTTTAACCTTGGCATTACTTTTTGTAATTTCCCCAAtttaccaaaaaaaaatacacatatatatatttaaatatttattcatttgtttatctattttaaaaaataaatattttttataaataattataatttattcgCTATCTCTTTTAGATGAACTgtcaatatatatattttatctcaaaaaatattacagCTATAGAATCGTCCTACAGTGACATGGTATTTtgaaaatacaaaaaaaaaaaaaatatatatatatgtatatatgtataaataaacaaatgCAAGTATATAACacttttaattttatttaatctTTTTTGTGTGTAGAATCCTTATGACTTGGGAATATACAATAATTGGAAAGCGGtttgaaatataataagattattaattcataaatatatatatatatatatgtatatatttatttatgtatatatatttttattttttctttattatttcattttatttgatctaaatattcatttaagGTTTTTGATGAATTCACATGGAAGTGGTTTTTTCCTCTCAATGTAGAATGTGCTCAAAAGACAAGTACATTTGAAAATACGTTCAATATcattataacaatataactatatattattatgttacataattctttattttatttttacacGTTCGTAGATTATTTATACCCACTGAATGATAAATAcatgaatattattaatactGATATGAACGATTTTCTtttagataataataatgaaaacataaaagaagatggagattaattttataagaaGGTATAGGAATATGTTctaaataaatgaaatatgtttctgtatatatatatatatatatatatatatatatgtatatgttttttttatttattattttttattttttccttattattaatcatatttataatacaacaaattattaacaatcattttgtttaatacttttttattttattatactATATCATCAtgagaaaatatatatatatatatatatatattgtcATATGAATAATTGAGATAAATTCTTAGCTATGTTAAGATTTACTTatgaatttataaaaaaaaaagaaaaaaaatatatatatatatacatgtttGTTTCCGCTTATACTTGTATAAACAGATTAAACTATTTCTTATGATAAAGTatcacaaaaaaaattttttttataagacATATATTCATAAGATGCAGATTTGctaaataatatttaaaatttaaaaactaaaatggaaaaaaaataaaataaattaaaatatataaatatataaatatacaaatatatatatatatatatatatataaacgttgaaataaaaaaaaaaaaaaaaaaaaaaaatgtatatatagtgtatatatatttatatatacttcACACAAATTTTATCATTCAAACAACTTTCAAATGGTTTAAcacataattttataattatgtttataGAATTTATAAATCATCAAAAATCATCTTTTCAACATCGTCCTCTTCTTTATCTCTAATATTGTTATCACTTTCGTTgatattctttatttcGTCTTGAATATAATCTTCGTCAAATCctttattttctaattcatgtgataataattcatGAGAATCCGTTGATAGTAGAATTAACATCTTGGTTAATGTTTCGTctagaaaaaaaaaaaaaaaaaaaaNNNNNNNNNNNNNNNNNNNNNNNNNNNNNNNNNNNNNNNNNNNNNNNNNNNNNNNNNNNNNNNNNNNNNNNNNNNNNNNNNNNNNNNNNNNNNNNNNNNNNNNNNNNNNNNNNNNNNNNNNNNNNNNNNNNNNNNNNNNNNNNNNNNNNNNNNNNNNNNNNNNNNNNNNNNNNNNNNNNNNNNNNNNNNNNNNNNNNNNNNNNNNNNNNNNNNNNNNNNNNNNNNNNNNNNNNNNNNNNNNNNNNNNNNNNNNNNNNNNNNNNNNNNNNNNNNNNNNNNNNNNNNNNNNNNNNNNNNNNNNNNNNNNNNNNNNNNNNNNNNNNNNNNNNNNNNNNNNNNNNNNNNNNNNNNNNNNNNNNNNNNNNNNNNNNNNNNNNNNNNNNttttttttaaataacaCACATATAGCATAATccatatgtatatattttcatgtACCTATTAGTCCGTTTTGGGGTTCACATATCTCCTTAAgttgattttttttttcctgAGTTAAGAATTTCAAGTGCACTAAATACTGTAATACCATTTTACCTTTCATATTTAAAGTATTAAGTTGTAAGTTATATAAATCCATTACTCCATTAGAATTTTCATCTgaacatttatataacatatcTGTTAGATGTAGAAGAGTACAAACTGAGATAATTTTCAAGGGGCTTgattttttactttttttctCAGTATAATGAAAGTAAGAATTAATTCTTTGGGCTGTTGCcttataatatgtattaatattagCTTTAATTAAATTACCCAATGAACCGATAATAGATGAACTTGGTTTCTTTacattttcataattaaaAGGTACAGATGATACCTTACCACCAATTCTCATAATTTTTGTACAATGCTTAAAAGCTTTagatttttttattttttctaatgTTTCAACATAGTCTTTGTTTTGACTATATCTTTTATTCATAACTAATAATTCATCTATTAATCCTAAATATGCATGATCTTTATCTTCTTCAAACCCTAACatattttgataatatttCCACTGTTGTATAATTATAGGAGCACCTGAACataatacatttaattctacgttatttttataatcaaCAACTGTTCCATATTCATCAGGAGCTAACCATTTTGTAAACATGATTGCCATACGTTGTGCTAATTCTTTTGATGATATACTTATAATTATATCTTTGATTGCACATTTCCCTTCTgtatgttttattatagGTGGTAACCTACTATACGAAACACCAAGttttcttaatatttttatttttatatcttttaatgattgatttaatatatccttttttataCCTAAGGTTTCATAAAATTTGGAATCTTCATAAAATGACATCTCggttaatattttaaacatggttgataatattttatcatatacttctaatgatattaaatttttatccttttttaagtccttcatatttatatttaactTTTCTAATGCTTCCATGAATAATTTGCCACTGTCTTTActatcttttaattttaataaaccATCTATTCCATTCTTTGCACTTTCCATTATTTCGATTATTATTCTTTCTCTTAAAGATACATGCAACCCTTTCCCTTTAAAACTATCGATTCCGTTTTTCTCAAAGTTCTGTTGCATACTTGAATATGCATCATCGGATCCTTCGCTATTTAACATATCACTATCATATTGATCATGCTGCGAGTGgttattattcatatttttattataagaTCGTAAATTTGAATGTTCTCCTTTCGTATCGCTGCTGCTACTTTCATCTGTGTTCATTGTGACATATGTAGTATCATTATTTCCTTTCCCATGTGCATGTTCTCCTCCTACTGGTGTAATGATATGTGCGTGATGTGTTTGAGGGGGTGCATGATTTCCTCCTACTGGTGTAATGATAGGTCCGTGTTGTGTTTTTTGAGTGGGCACATGTTCCCCTACCATATGTTTATGTGTTAGGTCTTCTTTGTGTACAGTGCCTGGTTGTTCTCCTTCTAATGGGGTAATGATGGGACCTTGTTTATTTTCTGTATTATTGTGTTCCCCTTCAGAAGGTGTGTTTATAGAACCTTCATTTTGCGCATGATTATCATCTTCGTTTGGAAAACTTATAATTGGTTGTGATTCATTTGAAGGAATGTGATTTTTTATTCCTTGGAACGGAACAACAGCTAGTTTGTCATTTGGATGAACTTCCATATTTTGATCATGGGAATGTTGTTCATTTGTTGGAGTGGTAGCATTTTCACTATGAGTAGGTTCATTTGTTGGAGTGGTAGCATTTTCACTATGAGTAGGTTCATTTGTTGGAGTGGTAGCATTTTCACTATGAGTAGGTTCATTTGTTGGAGTGGTAGAATTTTCACTATGAGTAGGTTCGTTTGTTGGAGTGGTAGAATTTTCACTATGAGTAGGTTCATTTGTTGGAGTGGTAGAATTTTCACTATGAGTAGGTTCATTTGTTGTGGTGGTAGCATGCTCATTATGGATAGGTTTATTTGTTGGAGTGGCTGCATGTTCAATATGAATAGGTTCATTTGTTGTGGTGGTAGCATGCTCACTATGGGTTGgttcatttattttatcatgGTCATTTTCAGCATTGTGTGATTCAATAGGATGGTTAGTtgtatgtttatttatatgtttttcaTTAGACATTGCAGTTTGATCTATATGTGGGACATTTTTATCTGCATTTtcattattcatattattattaatactttggtttttatttatatcatgTGAATGCTgatttatgttattatattgctcgtgtattttattttcttcattatttttttcatgttCATTAAGATCGTTTATTTTAACTTCATTTGTATTTTGATTAGTTAGTGGTTCTGTATGTTTAATAGTTTCTAGGTTATTTCCTTTCGTTTGATTATTTTCTTCgtgttttattatattatttgtatcaTTTGATTTATCtaatttgtttatatttgaattatCTATAGGATTGTTAATTGTGTCGTTTGGAATATGAGATATGGATGTATcgatattattttgttgtatattattattttgttgtatattattattttgttgttcattattattttgttgttcattattattttgttgttcattattattttgttgaTTATTAGTTATATTTTCTTGTAATGGTTTCgtattattaatttcttGATTTTGTGTTATGTTTGATTGTACATCGGTTGATTCAGTTTTCTGAGGTTCTTCTATATTGCTAGCAGGTGTTGCTtgaaaaaaggaaaaatttGCTTCTCCATAATTTCctaaagaaaaataaaataaaataaaataataataaaatgtaatataattaaCAATTAGAATATtaccatatatatatatatatatatatatatatatatatatttcttatattacACGTTAGTCAACTAACATAcatgtatttataaattaatttacACTTTAGATAAGAAgcatgtatatatatatatatatatatatatatatatatatttatttatttatttatatatatatattatatatatttatttatatttataatttttgatACCTTTAAATGGTTTAACTATATcaataaatgtaaaaagaactagaaaaatacataaaaaaaatctaACACTAGacattattttcttatatgtaatttaaaatagaaacatttttttttttttttctttttctttttccgtaaacataaatatatatatatatatatatatatattatgaaaataatatgtttgATAATATTCAGTTTGTTATATCTACAACCATCGTATTAAATTAAATCTcttataaattaattataatatatatataatatatgtgtatatatgttaatatatacctcattgtatatattatacataaattatgattattctaattttttttttatattttctttttttattatttaaaagttgcaaaatataaatcaaacaaaaaaaaaatatatatatatatatatattatcataaaaaataataaagatgCATCAAAGTGcatacaaaatatttacataaaaagaaaaaacaaggtcataaaaaagtatatataatatatttacatatattttgatgAATATTATGTTGTACTTTCCGCCCTTCACATTGtccataatatatattacacaaaaaaaaaaaaaaaaaaaaaaaattcagatattcttcataattgaaattaaaaatatatctatctatacatatatatatttatttatatataaaaacaaataaaaaatatatatttttctttccataaaataacaaaaaaattttattttttttaaaaattagtaaaaaaaaaaaaaaaaaaaNNNNNNNNNNNNNNNNNNNNNNNNNNNNNNNNNNNNNNNNNNNNNNNNNNNNNNNNNNNNNNNNNNNNNNNNNNNNNNNNNNNNNNNNNNNNNNNNNNNNNNNNNNNNNNNNNNNNNNNNNNNNNNNNNNNNNNNNNNNNNNNNNNNNNNNNNNNNNNNNNNNNNNNNNNNNNNNNNNNNNNNNNNNNNNNNNNNNNNNNNNNNNNNNNNNNNNNNNNNNNNNNNNNNNNNNNNNNNNNNNNNNNNNNNNNNNNNNNNNNNNNNNNNNNNNNNNNNNNNNNNNNNNNNNNNNNNNNNNNNNNNNNNNNNNNNNNNNNtttattttttttaaaaattagtaaaaaaaaaaaaaaaaaaaaaaaaagatggttacataaatatagataataaataaataggtgtatatttaaatatatagaaattttaaaatgataaatttaaaaattaaaatataaaatttaaaaaaatataataaatttttaaaaatcatacatacatataaatacatatacatatatatatatatatatatatatatgtgaacaaaaaaaaaaaaaaaaattaataattatgtagttgaaaatttttaaagaattaaatGTTCAACAAAATGTTTGACTATAGCAGATTCTTCAGAACATATTCTTGGATGTGCAATAATTTGTACATGCGCATTAGAATATATAGGTATAGCTATAGAATATCTTTGAATCGGTAATCTATTTAAgcaataaaataatacttcataatataaaagttctggatttttaaaaaatttttctAATAATTCATCACTTGATATggtataaatataatataatatttctttatattgttttttatcatattttgttataccttttaataaatcatttctttttaatttatctCTTGATctattttctttttttttattattattacatttaaATTCGACATATTTACTATTTTCATCACGAATATAATTCTTATCCTTCTTTAATTCATGTTctttaaatgataaattgttattaaagttcatatcattttcttcagaagtcgaataaaaaaattcgctaatataatcatattcTTCATTCTGATCATCATCAAATGGTATATAGGTTTGTTCatgttcatttatattatcatttatattatcatttatattatcatttatattgtcatttatattatcatttatattatcatttatattatcatttatattgtcatttatattatcatttatattatcatttatattatcatttatattatcatttatattatcattcacattttcatttattttttcatttacaTGTTCacttattttttcatttatatttattttttcttgttGATTATCcatttgttttatatttccatTACTTATACATTCATTAATGTTATTACTTACGTTTGTATCCTTTAATACCTTTTcgttaaaatatatatccattaatttttttaatttttcttttccccatgaatttttttcacCCAAACTATAATTTGGCATAACATGACTTGTATCCTccaattttttattcatatgaaTGTCGTTTTTActatctatattattatttgtagTACCACTTGATTCCGTACTGCTTTgtgaattttttttttttttttgttcattgttgttatttttGGAAGGATATAAGAAACTATAATTTTTGATTATGTTAATTGTATTTTGTATGGAGAACAATTTATTTGTTTcgattttttttttttttttttttttttttaaattgttATCTAAAGTTTTGATTtcattaattattttactttttagacaatcaaaaaataatttctcAAAATGTTTATACTCACcaaatttgttttttttctcatgaagtgaatttatatttgtcatatgaatattattatacgtatgtatattattattgacaagtattttatttttattattaacgAGTGGGATATTGTTTTTagttttattttcattgattttataatttataatattcttatttataacaTGTTTATCTGTaatgttttttatatttatatcatttatcctatttttattcttctttatttcttcatcacatatattcatattatgGTCACTCTTAGAATTTAGAGTtccatatttatatgtaccCTTGtcattattcatattattattattataaataggatccttattattaaaagaattcTTATTTGAACAATTACTATTTTCATATACTGAACatgtataattatcattattagcaatcatctttttattctcatttattatatgttctTTCTCATATTTATccatataaatacattcaaagctttttgttttatctgtttttttatataataatagttcATCACAATTTGgtatattacataaatgAGTATTGTTCCTATGGGATACATCTATAATGTTATGATGAATAtgttctttttcttttatattttctctTCCATCATTTTGTACATACtccattttattatctatattatctgtattattattattattattattattattattattcatattcGACCTACATATCAAAGTGgacatatttttattttctttcattttttttttttcaataaaCATATCATGATATGTTTGTGATTTATAATAAGATCCCtcttcatatttattattaatatctttCTTATTTCCATTAAATCCATTAACATATTTCACAAACTCTTTATCATCTAAAACATTACTctcatttttatcaatCTTTTTACTTTTACCTTGTTTTTTAGTACTTGTTACATTTTTTCTGAAATGGATTGGCATCATCTGAGTATTTATATCCTGAGGAAATATATGTCCcttaaaatttatattattttctatattctttttctttacaTATGAAGGAgtatataatgaataattgttattattCTCATACTTATTCTTATCGTATATAATAACAGATTGaactatattattattattattattattattattactaccATTCTgattatcataattatttgtattatccatttgattattatttccaACATTCGTATAATCACATGTTTGTCCCTCATCCTTTTCATCTGTATTCTCTACAACCTGATTAGAACCATCCGAATAAACATTACTAccattatttatatttttattgaaTTCCTCGGGTACGCCCTTGAGCTTATCCAAACCAATATTggaataataatttgtaAACAAATTAAACTTCTTTGTGTTTGTAGAAGACAATAATTTACGAGAAGATATTATGGTTTGTAACATCTGGTCCAGAAATTTACTCTGCTCCTTTCTCTTAttcaataaataattaGGATTTTTTAGATCTTGATagaaatagaaaaatagtaatttcttctttctcatatacaaatgaacaacagaaaatatgtttatagGTATTTCCGGTACATTCTTTGCCTGCtctataataaataaaattaattcCTCATTAAATAAAGTATATGGTAATATTAAAGATGTTCTTATACCGACTAACCAATCTGATTGGGTATTTccataaaatataatattctcAAATTTCTTGAGAATATTTATACTTTCAACACTAGcaatttttaataataatgttgttttattatttaaatcatCAATAGTATGAGCACCTAGATAAGTTGATAATACTTTCATAATGGCCATATTTTCATGTACCCCTATATGTGGGCATGcaaatgtaataaaatttattaattttttatttttaaatattttctttctatttaaatttaataaaacaGATCGGTTTAATATACCTCCTAATGAATGACCAATCatagaaatatttattttatcattaattattttaaataaacaatTTAGTTCGGTACATATTCTTTCTGTTCCTACATCTACACCTTCGAAGGTGTGCCCTTGATTACTATAAGTAACATATACAAAAACATGAGGATATTTCGTTAAcaaagaattaaaaatgttttgAAAATCATGAACACTTGCTGTTAAACCATGttggaaaataaaataatgtgGATTCTTAAGTTTCATATgatatttttctttacaTTCAATACAGTGAcaacattttatattaaaaaaacaacaaCAACGATAACattgttttata of the Plasmodium reichenowi strain SY57 chromosome 11, whole genome shotgun sequence genome contains:
- a CDS encoding rhoptry neck protein 4, whose product is MSSVRFFLCIFLVLFTFIDIVKPFKGNYGEANFSFFQATPASNIEEPQKTESTDVQSNITQNQEINNTKPLQENITNNQQNNNEQQNNNEQQNNNEQQNNNIQQNNNIQQNNIDTSISHIPNDTINNPIDNSNINKLDKSNDTNNIIKHEENNQTKGNNLETIKHTEPLTNQNTNEVKINDLNEHEKNNEENKIHEQYNNINQHSHDINKNQSINNNMNNENADKNVPHIDQTAMSNEKHINKHTTNHPIESHNAENDHDKINEPTHSEHATTTTNEPIHIEHAATPTNKPIHNEHATTTTNEPTHSENSTTPTNEPTHSENSTTPTNEPTHSENSTTPTNEPTHSENATTPTNEPTHSENATTPTNEPTHSENATTPTNEQHSHDQNMEVHPNDKLAVVPFQGIKNHIPSNESQPIISFPNEDDNHAQNEGSINTPSEGEHNNTENKQGPIITPLEGEQPGTVHKEDLTHKHMVGEHVPTQKTQHGPIITPVGGNHAPPQTHHAHIITPVGGEHAHGKGNNDTTYVTMNTDESSSSDTKGEHSNLRSYNKNMNNNHSQHDQYDSDMLNSEGSDDAYSSMQQNFEKNGIDSFKGKGLHVSLRERIIIEIMESAKNGIDGLLKLKDSKDSGKLFMEALEKLNINMKDLKKDKNLISLEVYDKILSTMFKILTEMSFYEDSKFYETLGIKKDILNQSLKDIKIKILRKLGVSYSRLPPIIKHTEGKCAIKDIIISISSKELAQRMAIMFTKWLAPDEYGTVVDYKNNVELNVLCSGAPIIIQQWKYYQNMLGFEEDKDHAYLGLIDELLVMNKRYSQNKDYVETLEKIKKSKAFKHCTKIMRIGGKVSSVPFNYENVKKPSSSIIGSLGNLIKANINTYYKATAQRINSYFHYTEKKSKKSSPLKIISVCTLLHLTDMLYKCSDENSNGVMDLYNLQLNTLNMKGKMVLQYLVHLKFLTQEKKNQLKEICEPQNGLIDETLTKMLILLSTDSHELLSHELENKGFDEDYIQDEIKNINESDNNIRDKEEDDVEKMIFDDL
- a CDS encoding palmitoyltransferase, putative; translation: MNNYLAFFFITVLSLFIYISYIYTIQNVYLNNYSNIVRILLILFSIPFFICYYWSFAKCSIVNPGYVDDTWEINAEENNIPIEKRKIRNYVPNKYTICDKCDFLVRPERAHHCRTCNKCILKMDHHCPWIGTCVGEKNLKFFFLFLIYGFFTTSYISITVIPIFINALCAKEIQENSDRINHITLLITICTALTLTLALLFMNCQYIYFISKNITAIESSYSDMNPYDLGIYNNWKAVFDEFTWKWFFPLNVECAQKTNYLYPLNDKYMNIINTDMNDFLLDNNNENIKEDGD